The Streptomyces sp. RKAG293 genome includes a region encoding these proteins:
- the ftsY gene encoding signal recognition particle-docking protein FtsY produces METVILAVVIALVAVVAAGGLVVGSRRKKQLPPAPPSTPTITAPPAEPRVGDEAEVPRDEPRRTIEEVVLPETPGAPVAVEELPVPAAPELEQPEPSAGRLVRLRSRLSRSQNTLGKGLLALLSREHLDEDTWEEIEDILITADVGVAPTQELVDRLRTRVKVLGTRTPADLRALLREELLTLVDPSLDRELKTESHETTPAVVLVVGVNGTGKTTTTGKLARVLVADGRSVVLGAADTFRAAAADQLQTWGERVGARTVRGPEGGDPASIAFDAVKEGIAEGADTVLIDTAGRLHTKTGLMDELGKVKRVIEKHGPVDEVLLVLDATTGQNGLVQARVFAEVVDITGIVLTKLDGTAKGGIVIAVQRELGVPVKLIGLGEGPDDLAPFEPEAFVDALIGD; encoded by the coding sequence ATGGAAACCGTCATCCTTGCTGTAGTCATCGCCCTGGTCGCGGTCGTCGCCGCCGGCGGACTGGTGGTCGGCAGCCGCCGCAAGAAGCAGCTGCCGCCCGCGCCGCCGAGCACGCCGACCATCACCGCGCCGCCCGCCGAGCCACGCGTCGGGGACGAAGCGGAGGTCCCCCGGGACGAGCCGCGCCGGACGATCGAAGAGGTCGTCCTCCCCGAGACGCCTGGCGCGCCGGTCGCCGTGGAGGAGCTGCCGGTACCCGCGGCTCCCGAACTCGAACAGCCGGAACCCAGCGCCGGCCGCCTGGTGCGGCTGCGCTCCCGGCTGTCCCGCTCGCAGAACACGCTCGGTAAGGGGCTGCTCGCGCTGCTCTCCCGCGAGCACCTCGACGAGGACACCTGGGAGGAGATCGAGGACATCCTCATCACCGCCGATGTGGGTGTCGCTCCGACCCAGGAGCTGGTGGACCGGCTGCGCACCCGGGTGAAGGTGCTCGGCACCCGCACCCCCGCCGATCTGCGCGCCCTGCTCCGCGAGGAGCTGCTGACCCTGGTCGACCCCTCGCTGGACCGCGAGCTGAAGACCGAGAGCCACGAGACGACCCCGGCCGTCGTGCTGGTCGTCGGTGTCAACGGCACCGGCAAGACCACGACCACCGGCAAGCTCGCCCGCGTCCTGGTGGCCGACGGCCGCAGTGTGGTGCTCGGCGCGGCGGACACCTTCCGTGCCGCCGCCGCCGACCAGCTGCAGACCTGGGGCGAGCGGGTGGGCGCCCGTACGGTGCGCGGTCCCGAGGGCGGCGACCCGGCGTCGATCGCCTTCGACGCCGTGAAGGAAGGTATCGCCGAGGGCGCGGACACCGTCCTGATCGACACCGCGGGCCGGCTGCACACCAAGACCGGTCTGATGGACGAGCTGGGCAAGGTCAAGCGGGTCATCGAGAAGCACGGCCCGGTCGACGAGGTGCTGCTGGTGCTCGACGCGACCACCGGGCAGAACGGGCTGGTCCAGGCCCGGGTCTTCGCCGAGGTCGTCGACATCACCGGCATCGTGCTGACCAAGCTGGACGGCACCGCCAAGGGCGGCATCGTGATCGCGGTCCAGCGCGAGCTGGGCGTTCCGGTGAAGCTGATCGGGCTGGGCGAGGGCCCGGACGATCTGGCGCCCTTCGAGCCGGAGGCGTTCGTCGACGCCCTGATCGGCGACTGA